From a region of the Haloferax volcanii DS2 genome:
- the thsB gene encoding thermosome subunit beta → MIIMGEDAQRVKDRDAQEYNIRAARAVAEAVRSTLGPKGMDKMLVDSMGDVTITNDGVTILKEMDIDNPTAEMIVEVAETQEDEAGDGTTTAVAIAGELLKNAEDLLEQDIHPTAIIRGFNLASEKAREEIDDIAERVDPDDEELLKKVAETSMTGKSSELNKELLADLIVRAVRQVTVEANDGSHVVDLENVSIETQTGRSASESELLTGAVIDKDPVHDDMPVQFDEADVLLLNEPVEVEETDIDTNVSIESPDQLQKFLDQEEAQLKQKVDQIVDSGADVVFCQKGIDDLAQHYLAKQGILAVRRTKKSDIRFLKNITGAAVVSDLDSIEAAVLGRASVRRDEAGELFYVEGIGDDVHGVTLLLRGSTDHVVDELERGVQDALDVVASTVADGRVLAGGGAIEVELASRLRNYADSVSGREQLAVEAYADALELVPRVLAENAGLDSIDTLVDLRAAHEDGQVRAGLNVFTGEVEDAFDAGVVETAHAKEQAVASASEAANLVLKIDDIIAAGDLSTGGDDDEEGGAPGGMGGMGGMGGMGGAM, encoded by the coding sequence ATGGACAAGATGCTCGTCGACTCGATGGGCGACGTCACCATCACGAACGACGGCGTCACCATCCTCAAGGAGATGGACATCGACAACCCGACGGCCGAGATGATCGTCGAAGTCGCCGAGACGCAGGAGGACGAAGCCGGCGACGGAACGACGACGGCGGTCGCCATCGCGGGTGAACTCCTGAAGAACGCCGAGGACCTCCTCGAACAGGACATCCACCCGACGGCCATCATCCGCGGCTTCAACCTCGCCTCCGAGAAGGCGCGCGAGGAAATCGACGACATCGCGGAGCGCGTCGACCCCGACGACGAGGAACTCCTGAAGAAGGTCGCCGAGACCTCCATGACGGGCAAGAGCTCCGAGCTCAACAAGGAGCTTCTCGCGGACCTCATCGTCCGCGCCGTCCGGCAGGTCACCGTGGAGGCCAACGACGGTTCCCACGTCGTCGACCTCGAGAACGTCTCCATCGAGACGCAGACCGGCCGCTCGGCGTCCGAGTCCGAACTCCTCACCGGCGCCGTCATCGACAAGGACCCCGTCCACGACGACATGCCGGTCCAGTTCGACGAGGCCGACGTGCTGCTGCTCAACGAGCCCGTCGAGGTCGAGGAGACCGACATCGACACGAACGTCTCCATCGAGAGCCCCGACCAGCTCCAGAAGTTCCTCGACCAGGAGGAGGCCCAGCTGAAGCAGAAGGTCGACCAAATCGTCGACTCCGGCGCTGACGTGGTCTTCTGCCAGAAGGGCATCGACGACCTCGCCCAGCACTACCTCGCGAAGCAGGGCATCCTCGCGGTCCGTCGGACGAAGAAGTCCGACATCCGCTTCCTCAAGAACATCACCGGTGCGGCGGTCGTCTCCGACCTCGACTCCATCGAGGCCGCCGTCCTCGGTCGCGCCTCCGTCCGCCGCGACGAGGCCGGCGAGCTGTTCTACGTCGAGGGCATCGGCGACGACGTCCACGGCGTCACGCTCCTGCTCCGCGGCTCCACCGACCACGTGGTCGACGAACTCGAACGCGGCGTTCAGGACGCCCTCGACGTCGTCGCCTCGACGGTCGCCGACGGCCGCGTCCTCGCCGGCGGCGGCGCTATCGAGGTCGAACTCGCCTCGCGCCTCCGCAACTACGCCGACTCCGTCTCCGGGCGCGAGCAGCTCGCCGTCGAGGCGTACGCCGACGCGCTCGAACTCGTCCCCCGCGTCCTCGCCGAGAACGCCGGTCTCGACTCCATCGACACGCTCGTCGACCTCCGCGCGGCCCACGAAGACGGGCAGGTCCGCGCCGGGCTGAACGTCTTCACCGGCGAGGTCGAAGACGCCTTCGACGCCGGCGTCGTCGAGACGGCCCACGCCAAAGAGCAGGCCGTCGCCTCCGCCTCCGAAGCCGCGAACCTCGTCCTCAAGATCGACGACATCATCGCGGCCGGTGACCTCTCCACCGGCGGCGACGACGACGAAGAGGGCGGCGCACCCGGCGGCATGGGTGGCATGGGCGGCATGGGCGGTATGGGCGGCGCGATGTGA
- a CDS encoding alanine dehydrogenase, producing the protein MRKTLLLNKDDVHENVQMPELISAIEDAFAAYESGDAQMPPKSYIDLPQYNGDFRSMPAYLDAGDWDAAGIKWVNVHPDNGDKYDLPTVMGTMIYSDPENAFPLALLDGTELTMLRTGAAAAVATDHLAVEDASSMGIVGAGVQSYTQLRAISEVRDIEEVVVSDLDEERVADFIDAFEDEFDIRAGSIEEAASCDVLSTVTPVESPIVPREAVGDHTHINAMGADAEGKHELADEVLLDAKLVIDDHAQTTHSGEINVPYHDGVLTDDDIYGAIGDIVLGNLDGRTDADGISVFDSTGLAIQDVAAAHVAYEHAFENDNGYAFDLLGLAE; encoded by the coding sequence ATGCGCAAGACGCTGCTGTTGAACAAGGACGACGTTCACGAGAACGTCCAGATGCCGGAGCTCATCTCGGCCATCGAGGACGCCTTCGCCGCCTACGAGTCCGGCGACGCCCAGATGCCGCCGAAGTCCTACATCGACCTGCCGCAGTACAACGGCGACTTCCGGTCGATGCCCGCCTATCTGGACGCCGGCGACTGGGACGCCGCGGGCATCAAGTGGGTCAACGTCCACCCCGACAACGGCGACAAGTACGACCTGCCCACCGTCATGGGCACGATGATCTACTCCGACCCCGAGAACGCCTTCCCGCTGGCGCTGCTCGACGGGACGGAGCTCACGATGCTCCGCACCGGCGCGGCCGCGGCCGTCGCCACCGACCACCTCGCCGTCGAAGACGCATCCTCGATGGGCATCGTCGGCGCGGGCGTCCAGTCGTACACGCAGCTTCGCGCCATCAGCGAGGTCCGCGACATCGAGGAGGTCGTCGTCTCCGACCTCGACGAGGAGCGCGTCGCCGACTTCATCGACGCCTTCGAAGACGAGTTCGACATCCGCGCCGGCTCCATCGAGGAGGCCGCGAGCTGTGACGTGCTGTCGACCGTGACCCCCGTCGAGTCGCCCATCGTCCCGCGCGAGGCGGTCGGTGACCACACCCACATCAACGCGATGGGGGCGGACGCCGAGGGCAAACACGAACTCGCCGACGAGGTGCTGTTGGACGCCAAGCTCGTCATCGACGACCACGCCCAGACCACCCACTCCGGTGAAATCAACGTCCCGTACCACGACGGCGTCCTCACCGACGACGACATCTACGGCGCAATCGGTGACATCGTCCTCGGCAACCTCGACGGCCGCACCGACGCCGACGGCATCAGCGTCTTCGACTCGACGGGACTCGCGATTCAGGACGTGGCGGCGGCGCACGTCGCCTACGAGCACGCCTTCGAAAACGACAACGGCTACGCGTTCGACCTCCTCGGTCTCGCCGAGTGA
- the leuS gene encoding leucine--tRNA ligase, protein MDYDPQELEARWRERWSESGRYEADPDADADDATFVTVPYPYPSGGMHIGHARTYTVPDVYARYRRQQGDNVLFPIAWHVTGTPIIGAVERLQNREEKQLSVLTDTYNVPEDTLSDLESPMGWARYFIEEHYKKGMQSLGLSVDWRREFTTNNERYSKFVEWQYRTLRDRGRLEKGLHPVKFCTNEEQPVTTHDLLEGENAEFQEYTLVRFGWERDGGDVVVPMATLRPETVHGVTNAYIDPEATYVVAEVDGETWFVSDYAADKLEYQARDVEILETVEGAELVGQTVENPVTGDDVLVLPADFVDADNATGVVMSVPAHSPDDYVALQEAKADADYLESFGIDPADVADIEPIPILDIDSEDDTYGEIPAESAVENRGIESSDDPALEKATKDLYNKEFHAGRLKEFYGDYAGGLVEEVRDDFKADGVEAGQFDVMQEFSEVVVCRCGGDVVVAEQDTWFLSYDDEDWKELAHDVADGLDAIPENTRDEYHHTIDWLNGWPCIRNYGLGTRLPWDDQFVIEPLSDSTIYMAYYTIAHRLQEIPTEELTQEFFDALFYGPDAVDDAPEKALDLREEWDYWYPVDYRFSGNDLITNHLTFYQFHHGELFDEPQWPRGIVIMGMGLLEGEKMSSSKGHVVLPGEAIGEYGADTVRFFLLNSAEPWQDYDWRDDLVGSVHDQLERFWNRAQEIITDPGPDDQPDLETVDRWLLSKLQDTVRDVTTAMDEAETRSASQAAFYNFEESLRWYRRRTDLDRPAAKWTLRTVLETRLRLLAPFIPFMTNELHEQLTGTPAEDAPWPEPDESFEDESVELEERQVERLTEDVRDIIDVTDSDPDTIRVYVAADWKRDVFETVVDNGDNVGAIMGQVMQDPDLRERGNDVNDLVQDLVDQTRGRDESTLRAQLELDEADTYERAADFLAREFDAAVEVFAEDDDDIVDPGDRASKAIPFRPAVHLE, encoded by the coding sequence ATGGACTACGACCCGCAGGAACTCGAAGCGCGTTGGCGGGAGCGCTGGTCCGAGTCCGGCCGATACGAGGCCGACCCGGACGCAGACGCCGACGACGCGACGTTCGTGACGGTGCCTTATCCGTACCCCAGCGGCGGGATGCACATCGGGCACGCGCGGACGTACACCGTTCCCGACGTGTACGCTCGCTACCGACGCCAGCAGGGCGACAACGTCCTGTTTCCCATCGCGTGGCACGTCACCGGCACGCCGATCATCGGCGCGGTCGAGCGCCTGCAAAACCGCGAGGAGAAACAGCTCTCGGTGCTGACAGACACCTACAACGTCCCCGAGGACACGCTTTCTGATCTCGAATCGCCCATGGGCTGGGCGCGGTACTTCATCGAGGAACACTACAAAAAGGGGATGCAGTCGCTCGGCCTGTCGGTGGACTGGCGGCGCGAGTTCACCACCAACAACGAGCGCTACTCGAAGTTCGTCGAGTGGCAGTACCGGACGCTCCGCGACCGCGGGCGACTGGAGAAGGGTCTCCACCCCGTCAAGTTCTGTACGAACGAGGAACAGCCGGTCACGACCCACGACCTGCTGGAAGGCGAGAACGCCGAGTTCCAGGAGTACACGCTGGTCCGCTTCGGCTGGGAGCGCGACGGCGGCGACGTGGTCGTCCCGATGGCGACCCTGCGCCCCGAGACGGTCCACGGCGTGACCAACGCCTACATCGACCCCGAGGCGACCTACGTGGTCGCGGAAGTCGACGGCGAGACGTGGTTCGTCTCCGACTACGCGGCCGACAAACTCGAATATCAGGCCCGCGACGTGGAGATTCTCGAAACCGTCGAGGGTGCCGAACTCGTCGGCCAGACGGTCGAGAACCCCGTCACCGGCGACGACGTGCTCGTCCTGCCCGCCGACTTCGTCGACGCCGACAACGCGACGGGCGTCGTCATGTCCGTCCCGGCCCACAGCCCCGACGACTACGTGGCGCTCCAGGAGGCCAAGGCCGACGCCGACTACCTCGAATCGTTCGGCATCGACCCCGCCGACGTGGCCGACATCGAACCGATTCCGATTCTCGACATCGACTCCGAGGACGACACGTACGGCGAGATTCCCGCGGAGTCGGCCGTCGAGAACCGCGGTATCGAGTCCTCCGACGACCCCGCGCTCGAAAAGGCGACGAAGGACCTCTACAACAAGGAGTTCCACGCGGGTCGGCTCAAGGAGTTCTACGGCGACTACGCCGGCGGCCTCGTCGAGGAGGTCCGCGACGACTTCAAGGCCGACGGCGTCGAGGCCGGCCAGTTCGACGTGATGCAGGAGTTCTCCGAGGTGGTCGTCTGTCGCTGCGGCGGCGACGTCGTCGTCGCGGAACAGGACACCTGGTTCCTCTCGTACGACGACGAGGACTGGAAGGAACTCGCCCACGACGTGGCCGACGGGCTGGACGCCATCCCCGAGAACACTCGCGACGAGTACCACCACACCATCGACTGGCTCAACGGGTGGCCGTGTATCCGCAACTACGGCCTCGGCACCCGCCTGCCGTGGGACGACCAGTTCGTCATCGAGCCCCTCTCGGACTCGACTATCTACATGGCGTACTACACCATCGCCCACCGGCTGCAAGAGATTCCGACCGAGGAGCTCACCCAGGAGTTCTTCGACGCGCTGTTCTACGGCCCCGACGCGGTCGACGACGCCCCCGAGAAGGCGCTCGACCTGCGCGAGGAGTGGGACTACTGGTACCCCGTCGACTATCGGTTCTCCGGTAACGACCTCATCACGAACCACCTGACGTTCTACCAGTTCCACCACGGCGAACTGTTCGACGAGCCGCAGTGGCCGCGGGGTATCGTCATCATGGGCATGGGCCTGCTCGAAGGCGAGAAGATGTCGTCGTCGAAGGGCCACGTCGTCCTCCCCGGCGAGGCCATCGGCGAATACGGCGCGGACACCGTCCGTTTCTTCCTGCTCAACTCCGCCGAACCGTGGCAGGACTACGACTGGCGCGACGACCTCGTCGGCTCGGTCCACGACCAACTGGAACGCTTCTGGAACCGCGCGCAGGAGATTATCACCGACCCCGGTCCGGACGACCAGCCCGACCTGGAGACGGTCGACCGCTGGCTCCTGTCGAAGCTGCAAGACACCGTCCGCGACGTGACGACCGCGATGGACGAAGCCGAGACGCGCTCGGCCAGTCAGGCGGCGTTCTACAACTTCGAGGAGTCGCTGCGGTGGTACCGCCGCCGGACCGACCTCGACCGCCCGGCCGCCAAGTGGACGCTCCGGACGGTCCTCGAAACCCGGCTGCGCCTGCTCGCGCCCTTTATCCCGTTCATGACGAACGAGCTGCACGAGCAGTTGACCGGCACGCCCGCCGAGGACGCGCCGTGGCCCGAGCCGGACGAGAGCTTCGAGGACGAGTCGGTCGAACTCGAAGAGCGACAGGTCGAGCGCCTGACCGAGGACGTCCGCGACATCATCGACGTGACCGATTCCGACCCCGACACCATCCGGGTGTACGTCGCCGCCGACTGGAAGCGCGACGTGTTCGAGACGGTCGTCGACAACGGCGACAACGTCGGCGCAATCATGGGACAGGTCATGCAGGACCCCGACCTGCGCGAGCGGGGTAACGACGTGAACGACCTCGTGCAGGACCTCGTCGACCAGACCCGCGGCCGCGACGAATCGACGCTCCGCGCCCAACTCGAACTGGACGAGGCCGATACCTACGAGCGCGCCGCCGACTTCCTCGCCCGCGAGTTCGACGCCGCGGTCGAGGTGTTCGCGGAAGACGACGACGACATCGTCGACCCGGGCGACCGCGCCTCGAAGGCGATTCCGTTCCGCCCCGCGGTCCACCTCGAATAG
- a CDS encoding DUF7535 family protein: MSEDDSSSLARKAYHTVTPGSHMRPDSEMDSIGWTMFLILVVLLVPFLPFIAIVYVLSKVFGYLNAQRGPSP; this comes from the coding sequence ATGAGCGAAGACGACTCGTCGAGCCTCGCACGGAAGGCCTACCACACCGTCACGCCGGGGTCGCACATGCGACCCGACAGCGAGATGGACTCCATCGGGTGGACGATGTTTCTCATCCTCGTCGTCCTGTTAGTCCCGTTTCTGCCCTTCATCGCCATCGTCTACGTCCTCTCGAAGGTGTTCGGCTACCTCAACGCGCAGCGCGGGCCGAGCCCGTAG